Proteins encoded by one window of Mustela erminea isolate mMusErm1 chromosome 7, mMusErm1.Pri, whole genome shotgun sequence:
- the ANKEF1 gene encoding ankyrin repeat and EF-hand domain-containing protein 1: MALADRRLENLQIYKVLQCVRNKDTKQIEKLIRLGYPELINFTDPLNGNSALHLASVSNDADMVSFLLSLGAHPDVQDKMGCTPTMRAAELGHELSMEILAKAKADMTIVDNEGKGILFYCILPTKRHYRCALIALEHGADVNNSTYEGKPIFLRACEEAHDVKDTCLTFLEKGANPNAINSSTGRTALMEASREGVTELVRGILERGGEVNAFDNERKQAAHFAAQGGFFDILKLLFAYNGDMGLIAMNGNTPLHYAAMGGFADCCKYIAQRGCDLKWKNLDHKTPRTVAKEGGFKAASKEIRRAERTANKLARPGAKNPNPLWALRLHDWSLEHETFLREAFSFVDRGDGTVSKEDFMLTLEERQEYVTSEQLATIAQYHEKVRGAGVNINDFFKGTKYLSKSYVLGSYGPKKKKKGMAKKPKKGKFVLPLPICIIPDHVFPHWADGGPPYYMIETYKNVTDSSRFNRDRPPEHPIQDDSAWYIDDPPKVFSNINFITKAGDLASLKKAFESGIPVDMKDNYYKTPLMTACATGNIDAVKFLLDKGANVNATDNFLWTPLHFACHAGQQDIVELLVQAGAAIDAVSINNSTPLSRAIESCRLDTVKYLLDIGAKFQLENRKGHTAMDVAKAYADYRIISLIQEKLDNLPKPAESQKLKGKPPPKVKTEGPEVKKEEEPLLSLYTIPTVSEEKKMHKDNVVYLNSLITSGYTKKVDITFIPRRIWSPEATTAELIRKRELRRERFTYEVDFEDFMMPFQKHITEKAKALEAALKI; this comes from the exons ATGGCTTTAGCCGATAGGAGGCTTGAGAACTTGCAAATCTACAAAGTTCTTCAGTGTGTTCGGAACAAAGACACGAAGCAGATAGAAAAGCTGATCAGGCTTGGATACCCTGAACTGATCAATTTCACAGACCCCCTCAATGGAAACAGTGCTTTGCACTTGGCCTCGGTTTCCAATGACGCTGATATGGTCAGCTTTCTCCTTAGCCTTGGTGCTCACCCTGATGTGCAAGACAAGATGGGTTGTACTCCGACAATGAGGGCTGCAGAGCTGGGGCATGAACTGTCCATGGAAATATTAGCCAAGGCAAAGGCTGAcatgactatagttgataatgaaggaaaag GTATTCTGTTTTACTGCATTTTGCCTACAAAGCGGCATTATCGCTGCGCATTGATTGCCCTGGAACATGGCGCAGATGTCAACAACTCTACCTATGAAGGAAAACCAATATTTCTTAGAGCTTGCGAAGAAGCACATGATGTTAAAGACACGTGCCTGACATTTTTGGAAAAAGGAGCCAATCCGAATGCTATCAACTCA TCCACAGGTCGAACTGCTTTAATGGAAGCATCAAGAGAAGGAGTGACAGAACTAGTTCGAGGGATATTGGAAAGAGGAGGCGAAGTGAATGCCTTTGACAATGAGAGAAAACAAGCTGCACATTTTGCTGCCCAAGGAGGCTTTTTTGAT ATATTGAAGCTTCTTTTTGCTTACAACGGAGACATGGGGCTGATTGCAATGAATGGGAACACACCACTTCATTATGCTGCCATGGGTGGTTTTGCAGATTGCTGTAAATATATAGCTCAGCGAG GATGTGACCTGAAATGGAAGAACTTGGATCATAAAACGCCCAGGACTGTGGCCAAAGAAGGCGGCTTCAAAGCAGCAAGCAAAGAAATACGGCGGGCAGAGCGAACCGCCAATAAACTGGCAAGGCCAGGAGCCAAAAATCCAAATCCACTCTGGGCCCTGAGACTTCACGACTGGTCGCTGGAGCATGAGACGTTCCTTCGGGAAGCATTTTCGTTTGTGGACAGAGGCGACGGGACAGTCAGCAAAGAGGACTTCATGTTGACGCTGGAGGAGAGGCAAGAATATGTGACCTCAGAACAGCTGGCTACCATAGCTCAGTATCACGAAAAAGTGCGGGGAGCTGGGGTCAAcattaatgatttctttaaagGAACCAAGTACTTGAGTAAGTCTTACGTCTTGGGATCCTATGGgcctaagaagaagaaaaaaggaatggcCAAAAAGCCAAAGAAAGGCAAGTTTGTCTTACCTCTCCCAATCTGCATTATTCCTGACCACGTGTTTCCCCACTGGGCCGATGGCGGGCCGCCCTATTACATGATTGAAACCTATAAGAATGTAACAGACAGCAGTCGGTTTAACCGAGACCGGCCACCAGAACATCCCATTCAGGATGATTCTGCTTGGTACATTGATGACCCACCgaaggtattttcaaatattaatttcatcACCAAGGCAGGAGACCTGGCGTCTCTGAAAAAGGCGTTTGAATCAGGAATCCCTGTGGATATGAAGGATAATTATTACAAAACGCCACTGATGACTGCGTGTGCCACTGGAAACATAGATGCCGTCAAGTTTCTTCTTGACAAAGG GGCTAACGTGAATGCAACAGATAATTTCCTGTGGACTCCGCTTCATTTTGCATGCCATGCAGGCCAACAAGACATCGTCGAGCTTCTTGTTCAAGCTGGAGCGGCGATCGATGCCGTCTCCATCAACAACTCCACTCCTTTGTCTAGAGCCATCGAGAGCTGTCGACTGGATACGGTCAAGTACCTCCTTGATATCGGCGCTAAATTCCAGCTGGAAAAtagaaaag GACATACTGCCATGGATGTTGCAAAGGCGTATGCTGACTATAGAATAATTAGTTTGATTCAAGAAAAGCTGGATAACTTGCCAAAACCAGCAGAAAGTCAAAAACTGAAAGGCAAGCCCCCTCCTAAAGTGAAGACTGAAGGCCCTGAGGTTAAGAAAGAGGAG gAACCACTTTTATCTCTTTACACCATACCAACCgtatcagaggaaaagaaaatgcataaggATAATGTGGTTTATCTCAATTCTTTGATTACCAGTGGTTATACCAAGAAAGTGGATATCACATTTATTCCACGGAGG ATCTGGAGTCCTGAAGCCACAACAGCAGAGCTGATCAGGAAAAGGGAGTTGCGGCGAGAAAGGTTCACTTACGAGGTAGACTTTGAGGACTTCATGATGCCCTTTCAGAAGCACATCACAGAAAAAGCTAAAGCCTTGGAAGCCGCCCTCAAGATCTAA